A DNA window from Actinomadura luzonensis contains the following coding sequences:
- a CDS encoding CGNR zinc finger domain-containing protein, which produces MEIACNVTRQAPLIAELVNLATAHQRGGASVRPLTGEDLTATFAAQLGERTGAALRDVPDAGRRLGELAAELRQALLAEHPADQAGRINAMIRKYGAQPYLAEDVGQPFHLHFHGSGGTEVEALGGEFATALALIVDGYGAGRFGRCEAHQCEAVYIDLTRNGSRRYCGAACTARAKTAAYRSRRHTG; this is translated from the coding sequence CGCCACGGCACACCAGCGGGGCGGCGCCTCGGTGCGGCCCCTGACCGGCGAGGACCTGACGGCCACGTTCGCCGCCCAGCTCGGCGAGCGCACCGGCGCCGCCCTGCGCGACGTCCCGGACGCGGGCCGGCGCCTGGGCGAGCTGGCCGCCGAGCTGCGGCAGGCGCTGCTGGCCGAGCATCCCGCCGACCAGGCCGGGCGCATCAACGCCATGATCCGTAAGTACGGGGCGCAGCCCTACCTGGCCGAGGACGTCGGCCAGCCGTTCCACCTGCACTTCCACGGCTCGGGCGGCACCGAGGTCGAGGCGCTGGGCGGCGAGTTCGCCACCGCGCTGGCCCTCATCGTGGACGGCTACGGCGCCGGCCGGTTCGGGCGGTGCGAGGCGCACCAGTGCGAGGCCGTCTACATCGACCTGACCCGCAACGGCTCGCGCCGCTACTGCGGCGCCGCGTGCACGGCGCGTGCCAAGACCGCCGCCTACCGCAGCCGTCGTCACACCGGATGA